One part of the Novipirellula aureliae genome encodes these proteins:
- a CDS encoding elongation factor P has protein sequence MLAKEVKPGIVVNHEGNPILIGSMTVQSPSARGAATLYKFRGRNVLTKSKIDIVFKGTDVVDEADFSRRNVQVMYSDPENMFLMDQENYQQYEVPLEDAADQVPYITEGLEGIRALIYNDECVGIDIPASVELQITQCDPGVKGNSATSRTKPATLETGLVIQVPEYMKEGERVKVDTRTGDFLSRA, from the coding sequence ATGCTGGCAAAAGAAGTTAAACCTGGAATTGTTGTCAATCACGAAGGCAATCCTATTTTGATCGGATCAATGACGGTCCAGTCGCCTTCGGCTCGTGGTGCCGCAACGCTTTACAAATTCCGCGGTCGCAACGTGCTAACGAAAAGCAAAATCGATATCGTTTTCAAGGGCACCGACGTGGTCGACGAAGCCGACTTTTCGCGGCGAAATGTGCAGGTCATGTATTCAGACCCCGAAAACATGTTTTTGATGGACCAAGAAAATTACCAGCAATACGAGGTTCCTCTAGAGGATGCTGCCGATCAAGTCCCCTACATTACCGAGGGTCTCGAGGGGATTCGTGCTCTGATCTACAACGACGAATGTGTAGGGATCGATATTCCCGCGTCAGTGGAGTTGCAAATTACGCAATGCGATCCAGGTGTCAAGGGAAACTCAGCAACCTCAAGAACGAAGCCTGCAACCTTGGAGACTGGTTTGGTGATACAGGTTCCCGAATACATGAAAGAGGGCGAGCGGGTGAAAGTGGATACCAGGACAGGCGATTTCTTGTCACGTGCCTGA
- a CDS encoding YhaN family protein yields MRIRQLDLIRIGPFNNQTLSFEQGDFGLHLVYGPNEAGKSSTLRALTHWLFGFPGETKSRDHFQHAYKNLRVGGTIEDHDGETLTCVRRHGGQKSLRGENDKGALDPAVLSAFLCGLTQQQFQTQFGIDSKQLVEGGKTIAKGGGELGESLFAAGSGSANMPGLRSSLDSQCDHLFKPSTATKPQVNAAISAFNAARKEVRELSVKSNDWKRQAEELEELRAEKVELDKAQIKCRGRRDRSDRILKALPLIGTLKDKERELEEVGHVARLSDDFVTRRVTVTEGLANAKTSHKTTSDELESLNAKLEKLGQPPMILEHASEVESLFEDLSLYRQALRVLPDQRAEFQQCESRAISLLKTLGKEPDLHNADGLRIKPATRAKIRDLADQRSERLTTVEKTKRDLDKKNRDLDAVLESIAQLDEPDDPKRLKRAVADAQNLGDIDSRIDQLAKSLTTQQSEMEAELNRLPMWSGGIEELRQRSVPTTEMVDSLADQFASNARSIEKLEGNIRDLKDELARANEDLHALTLNQDVPSEEQLENARNLRDRALETTEQIARTGVPDRLLHAIEDLRSRLETCDEIADRLRREANLVRDKARFIATIKRCETRITDRADELRRCEADRQKLSSRWLDIWQAAGILPDSSASMPTPTEMKNWLVRYEKLVANTNELERTKAELRAEQQKRQQAIDSMVAIDPSSNRECCKESERISPILDACRDRIEQVDTVIAKAKQLENRRQDLLNERDSAESLYEEAKAEKDIWQTEWGNAMLAIEGDGSLSANEARAVLETIDKLTSELKNAAKLRDDVQNRTAEIQSYEASVRELYKKLNDNKEDVSEINVEAIVSQWHDQLKRTRNIQTTRDEWLLQHRHFEKQQREAAAKMETLTASLKQLCSEAGCDHPDQLPEIERMSLCRQTIEQSVSEIKSELRGLAHGVELETFVAEAMKEDADQLAPQIQQLDEEHTKIEARRQELWKTILGKENDLDRIDGNDRAAAANERAEEALARARTHAEDYIRAKLGSILLRTAVTRYRQRNQGPILSRASELFSRFTLGSFSGLEADSTDQEDNVLVGVRGDDATKLVHVDEMSEGTCDQLFLALRLASLEVYLQSNPPFPFIVDDILSNFDDARAAATFAALAELSTKTQVILLTHHQHLVDIAKGQVSDNVLFVHSLNRL; encoded by the coding sequence ATGAGAATTCGACAACTTGATTTAATTCGCATCGGTCCGTTCAACAATCAAACGTTATCGTTTGAGCAGGGCGACTTTGGTTTGCACCTGGTATACGGTCCAAATGAAGCGGGCAAGAGTTCAACGCTCCGTGCGCTGACACATTGGTTGTTCGGCTTTCCCGGCGAAACGAAAAGCCGCGACCATTTTCAACACGCTTATAAAAATCTAAGGGTCGGCGGCACAATTGAAGATCACGATGGGGAAACGTTAACATGCGTTCGCCGTCATGGCGGGCAAAAGTCGTTGCGAGGCGAGAACGACAAAGGGGCTCTGGACCCAGCAGTGCTTTCTGCATTTCTTTGCGGCTTGACTCAGCAGCAATTCCAAACGCAATTCGGTATCGATTCGAAACAGCTTGTTGAAGGCGGGAAAACGATCGCCAAAGGTGGTGGCGAGTTGGGGGAATCGTTGTTTGCTGCCGGTTCGGGGTCCGCCAACATGCCGGGACTGCGAAGTTCGCTCGACTCACAATGCGATCATCTGTTCAAGCCGTCGACGGCAACGAAGCCGCAGGTCAACGCCGCCATTTCGGCTTTCAACGCTGCCCGTAAAGAGGTTCGCGAGCTTTCAGTAAAAAGTAACGATTGGAAGCGTCAAGCCGAGGAGCTCGAGGAACTGCGAGCGGAAAAGGTCGAGTTGGACAAAGCACAAATCAAATGTCGCGGGCGCCGTGATCGCTCGGATCGAATCCTCAAAGCGTTGCCATTGATTGGGACCTTGAAGGACAAAGAACGGGAGCTAGAAGAAGTCGGCCATGTGGCCCGATTGTCCGATGATTTCGTGACGCGTCGAGTGACGGTTACCGAGGGACTAGCCAACGCGAAGACCTCTCATAAAACGACCAGCGACGAACTCGAATCACTCAATGCCAAACTCGAGAAACTCGGCCAGCCGCCGATGATTTTGGAGCATGCTTCCGAGGTAGAATCACTCTTTGAAGACTTAAGTTTGTATCGACAAGCTTTGCGAGTACTGCCAGATCAAAGAGCCGAGTTTCAGCAATGCGAATCAAGAGCAATCTCGTTGCTCAAAACGCTCGGCAAAGAACCTGACCTCCACAATGCCGACGGGTTACGAATCAAGCCTGCCACGCGGGCCAAAATCCGCGATCTCGCCGATCAACGCTCCGAACGCCTGACAACGGTCGAGAAAACCAAACGCGACCTCGACAAAAAGAATCGGGACCTCGATGCTGTGCTCGAATCGATCGCACAACTCGATGAGCCCGATGATCCTAAACGGCTCAAGCGAGCGGTTGCGGATGCCCAAAATCTTGGCGATATTGATTCACGCATCGACCAGTTAGCCAAGTCCCTCACCACTCAGCAATCGGAAATGGAAGCTGAGCTAAATCGGTTACCGATGTGGTCAGGCGGTATCGAGGAACTGCGGCAACGAAGTGTACCGACAACGGAAATGGTTGACTCGCTCGCGGATCAGTTCGCAAGCAACGCTCGTTCCATTGAAAAACTCGAGGGCAATATCCGGGACTTGAAAGATGAATTGGCCCGAGCGAACGAAGATTTACATGCATTGACACTGAACCAAGACGTCCCCAGCGAAGAGCAATTGGAAAATGCTCGCAATCTCCGGGACCGAGCGTTGGAAACCACCGAGCAAATCGCTCGCACGGGTGTACCCGACCGTTTACTGCACGCAATCGAGGATCTTCGCTCACGGCTGGAAACGTGCGATGAGATCGCGGATCGCTTGCGCCGTGAAGCCAATTTGGTTAGAGATAAGGCACGGTTTATCGCGACGATCAAGCGATGTGAAACCCGAATCACAGATCGTGCCGACGAACTCAGACGATGCGAAGCCGACCGGCAAAAACTGTCCAGTCGTTGGTTGGATATATGGCAAGCCGCCGGGATCCTGCCCGATTCATCCGCTTCAATGCCAACGCCGACGGAGATGAAAAATTGGCTCGTTCGATATGAAAAGTTGGTTGCCAATACAAACGAACTTGAACGAACCAAGGCGGAGCTTCGAGCCGAACAGCAAAAGCGACAGCAGGCGATCGATTCAATGGTCGCGATCGACCCAAGTTCGAACCGCGAATGTTGTAAAGAATCTGAACGAATCAGTCCGATTCTAGATGCTTGCCGCGACCGTATTGAACAAGTCGATACCGTCATCGCAAAGGCGAAGCAATTGGAAAACCGTCGGCAAGATTTGCTGAACGAGCGAGATAGCGCTGAGTCTCTCTACGAAGAAGCAAAAGCGGAAAAAGACATTTGGCAAACGGAGTGGGGCAATGCAATGTTGGCGATCGAAGGCGACGGAAGTCTCTCGGCCAATGAGGCGCGTGCGGTTCTCGAAACAATCGATAAGTTGACGAGCGAGCTTAAAAATGCGGCAAAACTTCGTGACGATGTGCAAAACCGAACCGCCGAGATTCAATCGTACGAAGCGAGTGTTCGCGAGTTGTATAAAAAGCTAAACGACAATAAGGAAGACGTTAGCGAAATCAACGTCGAAGCCATCGTCAGCCAATGGCACGACCAGCTAAAACGAACCAGAAACATCCAAACCACCCGAGATGAGTGGTTGCTGCAACATCGCCATTTCGAAAAACAACAAAGAGAAGCTGCCGCGAAAATGGAGACACTGACAGCTTCTTTGAAGCAGTTGTGCAGCGAAGCGGGGTGCGATCATCCTGATCAACTACCCGAAATCGAGCGAATGTCACTGTGTCGTCAAACGATCGAGCAATCGGTCTCGGAAATCAAAAGTGAACTGCGTGGGTTAGCGCATGGTGTGGAACTTGAAACCTTTGTTGCCGAAGCAATGAAAGAGGATGCCGATCAATTGGCACCACAAATTCAACAATTGGACGAAGAGCACACAAAGATCGAAGCGAGAAGACAGGAGTTGTGGAAAACGATCCTTGGCAAGGAAAATGATCTGGACCGGATCGATGGCAACGACCGTGCTGCTGCTGCGAACGAACGAGCTGAGGAAGCCTTGGCACGCGCCCGCACTCATGCGGAAGACTATATCCGAGCCAAACTGGGGTCGATTCTGCTACGGACCGCCGTCACTCGTTACCGACAACGTAATCAAGGTCCGATTTTGAGTCGTGCCAGCGAACTGTTTTCACGGTTTACGCTCGGCAGTTTTTCTGGATTGGAAGCCGATTCGACCGACCAGGAGGATAATGTATTGGTTGGCGTTCGCGGTGACGATGCGACCAAATTGGTCCACGTGGACGAGATGAGCGAAGGAACCTGTGACCAATTGTTTCTGGCGTTGCGATTAGCTTCCTTGGAAGTCTATTTGCAATCCAATCCGCCATTCCCGTTCATCGTCGATGATATTCTATCGAACTTCGATGACGCACGAGCTGCCGCGACATTTGCGGCACTTGCCGAATTGTCGACAAAGACGCAAGTGATTTTGTTGACGCACCATCAACACCTGGTCGACATCGCCAAAGGTCAGGTTAGCGATAATGTGTTGTTCGTCCATTCCCTGAATCGTTTGTAG
- a CDS encoding metallophosphoesterase family protein — translation MFKFIHCADIHLDSPLRGLEKYEGAPVDEIRGAVRKALANLAELAIREHVSFVLIAGDIYDGKWEDHQTGLHFAKWLSGLHRHGILVYAITGNHDAENKMTKQLKLPDNPNGDPVMLSSTSVQTVINEGVGVAIHGRGFADQEERENLVLAYPRAVDGLFNIGILHTSLDGAAGGEHKRYAPCLPADLLGLDYQYWALGHVHTRKHHHQADQTPIVFPGNIQGRHIRETGQKGCELVTVSDAGDVQIDFQPLDVFRFEICDVDATGIENPDDLLERFGQRMRAIIATADGLPIATRVIVSGNSEAHVNWLANLEQWRQEIRAYSFTLGAEVWVEKIKFNTQTIRRFDSEDEAEGAIRELIRAFEEAPTDDELRAEIFAELEALKQKLAALHDQFDEFIPHDSATLKSILDEIQPGLLNRLMTDNRV, via the coding sequence ATGTTTAAATTTATCCACTGCGCCGATATTCATCTCGATAGTCCGCTACGAGGACTGGAAAAATACGAGGGCGCACCGGTGGACGAGATTCGAGGTGCCGTTCGCAAAGCACTTGCGAATCTTGCCGAACTGGCGATCCGCGAACACGTCTCCTTTGTGTTGATCGCAGGCGACATTTATGACGGGAAATGGGAGGACCATCAAACAGGGCTGCACTTTGCCAAATGGTTGAGCGGGCTGCATCGGCATGGCATTCTTGTCTACGCGATCACTGGTAACCACGATGCCGAAAACAAGATGACGAAGCAACTGAAGTTGCCCGACAATCCCAATGGTGATCCAGTGATGCTGTCGTCCACCTCCGTTCAAACGGTGATCAACGAAGGCGTTGGAGTCGCGATTCACGGCCGCGGATTTGCGGATCAAGAAGAACGCGAGAACTTAGTCCTTGCCTACCCTCGTGCGGTCGACGGTCTTTTCAATATCGGCATCCTGCACACGTCGCTTGACGGTGCAGCTGGAGGTGAACACAAACGGTACGCACCCTGCTTGCCTGCCGATTTGCTCGGTCTTGACTATCAGTACTGGGCGCTCGGTCACGTTCACACCCGCAAACACCATCACCAAGCTGACCAAACCCCGATCGTCTTCCCCGGAAACATCCAAGGTCGCCACATCCGCGAAACAGGGCAAAAGGGATGTGAGTTGGTGACGGTTTCCGATGCCGGTGACGTACAGATCGACTTTCAGCCGCTCGATGTGTTTCGTTTTGAAATCTGCGATGTCGATGCAACTGGCATTGAAAATCCTGATGATTTGCTAGAGCGATTTGGACAAAGGATGCGGGCCATCATTGCAACGGCCGACGGGTTGCCAATCGCGACTCGAGTGATTGTCTCGGGCAACAGCGAAGCCCACGTGAATTGGCTTGCGAATCTCGAACAATGGCGTCAGGAAATTCGGGCGTATTCCTTTACCCTCGGGGCCGAAGTATGGGTCGAGAAAATCAAGTTCAATACCCAAACAATTCGTCGCTTTGACAGTGAGGATGAAGCTGAAGGTGCGATTCGAGAATTGATTCGAGCGTTTGAAGAAGCTCCCACCGACGACGAATTAAGGGCGGAGATCTTTGCCGAACTAGAGGCGTTAAAGCAAAAGCTTGCTGCACTTCATGACCAATTCGACGAGTTTATTCCGCATGATTCGGCTACGTTGAAATCGATTTTGGATGAGATTCAACCTGGGCTACTGAACCGCTTGATGACGGATAACCGAGTATGA
- a CDS encoding SAM-dependent methyltransferase: MTNRKPANRKGKVQLIDASAMWQEMRKSLGSKRKGLSDEHIAEITRLFGNAKEVNVNEDGRPVAAFLSRASCQAAGLPFPSTLPVSSGLAPSKQKNR, encoded by the coding sequence GTGACCAACCGCAAGCCCGCCAATCGCAAAGGCAAAGTGCAGTTGATCGACGCCAGTGCGATGTGGCAGGAGATGCGAAAGAGTCTCGGCAGCAAACGCAAGGGATTGAGCGACGAGCATATTGCAGAAATCACGCGTCTATTCGGCAATGCTAAAGAGGTCAACGTCAACGAAGATGGTCGTCCTGTGGCCGCATTTCTAAGTAGGGCTTCATGCCAGGCAGCGGGTTTGCCGTTTCCATCGACTCTTCCCGTGTCTAGCGGATTGGCACCATCAAAGCAGAAAAACAGGTAA
- the rpsU gene encoding 30S ribosomal protein S21, with the protein MVKLVVRDRETIQEAVRRFRKLVERSGIKKEMRRREYYEKPSETNRRNRLRAERRARRTRLLSR; encoded by the coding sequence ATGGTTAAGTTAGTGGTTCGTGATCGTGAAACAATTCAGGAGGCAGTTCGTCGGTTCCGTAAGTTGGTAGAACGCAGCGGCATCAAAAAAGAGATGCGACGTCGCGAGTATTACGAAAAACCGAGTGAAACGAATCGCCGCAACCGATTACGGGCTGAACGAAGAGCCCGCCGAACTCGTCTACTTAGCCGTTAA